A region of the Lycium barbarum isolate Lr01 chromosome 1, ASM1917538v2, whole genome shotgun sequence genome:
ATGTCTCCCCGATGTCTCTTCctctctttcttcctttcttttgtttCTTCCATTTCTCTATTTAATTTTGCTCCAAATTTCTTTAATTTTACAATTCTTTATttctataaaataaaatataatattaagtacaaaacaatataatttatactcaaaagacaattaaaagtattaaaatgtgaggcaaTTAATagctaaatatatgtatttttaggCTGAACATCAATGGTCCAAGTATTATTTGAACTGCTTTTTACTCTTTTTGAATTGCTTTGTACTCTTTTTCTAGTAAGTTTTCTCGAGTAATATGTATGTTAAGCTTGTCAATTTTTGTTGTTTACATCGTCCAAAATTGAAGTGAATAGCCAATTGGAGTATTCTTATTTTTTTTCGCTGGTTTGAGTGTTTAAGGATTTCGCTTACATGCTGAATCTTCTAACAAACCCAACTCTTTCCAATTTGGATAACTTTTACCCTATGAGTGTTATTTAATTATCCTATTATAGTAGGTTTAATGAGTTACAACCTCGTGCATAGAAAACGGAACTCTTCCAATTTTCATAGTTGCACCAGTATATATGGAATCAAAGGAATCAAAGCTTAGGTATTCCAGCTTCTTACCAAATTAATAAGATTAAGATGGTGTAACAATGACCCTATGATTTTGATATATTCACATATCTGATTTTACATCACCACTCGTGAAGTAGTAGTCATCTCCGGTGGTCAAGATTTTCCTTAActgaattcaaaatataaaaaataaacatACGAAGCAGCCAAGACGATTCAATATATGGtgtatataaaaaattatttagacCTTGACTATAAATGGGAgtaatttaatatttttattttgcttatgatttGAATTTCGACGAAAAGGTGTCCCGTAGCACCACTTGGACCAAGGTATATCCGCCCCTCATTCACATCTCTGATTTTTCATCACTACTCGATTATGAACTGGCCGGTCATCCCCCTATACCACGTGATTCgagaattattatttttaaaagaaaaatctatGCTTTTTGAAGGTGAAGTTTGGAAATACAACAATTCCTTCCGATAGagaatttaaaaggaaaaaaacgAGGATCAACGGATGATCTCAAAAAGATTTACTGTGGGTTCTACATGAAGCAGCACTCGACCTGCATATTATGAATGGGGAAAATTGTAGAAATGACAGATGGTGATGGAGTTGAATAATATTGCAACAAAGTCTTGTCCCTACATGTATTAAATTAGAAGAAGCTTAGAGAATTTAATAAGGTTGGACCATTTTGTCATCATAGGCTGGACCTAACAGAAATGGACTTTGGAGTCATTTGTGTAATTGAAAAGGAAGGACATTGTTTTTcttaccatatatcatatatgattCACAATATTCTATATGTCCAACAACAAATGGATGATAGATCTCTTTCAAGACTTCTCAAGATGCATGATCATATCACTGGACCACGTTTGTTGGGTTCCTTTAGTAGAGTTATATTGTTCTTTCTTGAAGATTTCGAGGGATTTATAAATTAAGGGTTCAGACCACTCGACCTGTTGTCTTATGTTGGGTTACATGTTCAGATTATTTCACATACTGATTGATAAGTACGTTATGATACATGTATGCTCGCATTAAAGTAATTATATGTTAATTCAAAATCAGTTTGACACGTATGATAGAGTTTTGTGTTATATTTTTGTCCTCGATGAATTTTATAAGGGCTTCTGAAGGCTTTGTGAAAACGGCGGCTAAAGTTTTAATTGCCGGCTCAAAACAGGCCATCTCACTTAATGTTTGGGCTGTTTTAGTTGGCCCATTTTGCTCTAAGCCCATTGCTGTTCTTGTCgatttttttgcgtggattatccttcttttgggtggtctttaatttttattcctcaaattggtggtctttaatatttgcccgtctttaatatttgcccttcgcttaatacCTAGAGGTCCTGAGTTCGAACCgaggctcagtaaaaaaaaaaaaaaattaatcgcaaggcataagttagGATTCACAAGGCATAAGTTAGACCACAACTTATGCCTTAAAGCAAACTTTTGTctaaaattaggccttaaggaaaacctctgccttaaggttTAACCTTTGCCCAAAGTTAGGCtttaaggtagaggtttgcaaaatttcagcaaaatagtttttttttttttaaaaaataatttgactGAGCGGAGGTTCAAACCTGAAATTAAGGGACTTTtagcgaaggccaaaaattaaagaccgatCCAGCGAAGgtcaatcctgcaaattgcccgttCTTGTCTGGTTATCAAATAAAGATGATCTAAACGGagacaaaaaaaaatcttttacttTGATATAGTACTATGGTTTGCGCAACTTCCCATACTTTCCACGTCAAATAAGCAGCTAGAAATAATGAGCAACGTCCAATGATTACAAGAAAAATgaaccatatatatgtatactagacggcctatgcccgtgcgtCAACACTTTAAATTAtaatgcatctatgtgtatgtaattgtctttgaatagtgattatatatatatatatatatatatatatatatatatattatgttcaaaatacgattaatataacattgtagtttgtgctccgtatctaaaactttattatattaatatttGCTATGaatatagtgcatctatgtgtatgtagttgtctttgaatagtgattatatatatattatgttcaaaacacgattaatataacattgtagtttgtgctccgtatctaaaactttattatattaatgtttgctatgaatacaaattcagcaaatttattaatattttttaaaagagaagacttgtttaaaaggaaactattttcctctctttgagataaaacaatagcaatatttaagcatcagttgatactttcaattttaattcgattaatttaaaggtgtaaaatacttattatttttaatcaaattttgatttggataattataattcaaattattaaattaattttacatgtttaaaatgaaataaagtagaaattgattttctatttaaacgaagaaatactattttttaatttttgataaatattctcggtttagctcattttacttgtcatgttgtcttttggatgggtttttaagaaaacgtcgattagaattataatttgactaatttaccttattcattatttgatttctatttgatatattttttttacgacgttaatctcttttcacatttattagagtaaaaataaaaaaataaaaaaaagtaattaaattctatcttattttaaaatataaatattttaagtatatttattgtagtaaacataacaaataaatgacatggcagaataacaaatacaacagtttaatatctacattagatctcaagctaatataaaaaaaaaaaaaaaaaaaaaaaaactgtatggtttgactacttaaccttttgaagaaaagtaatttcatttactccggattgatacgcacgcgtcaatgaatccatcattattaacttaatgagatattttagaaattacatgaatattgtttgattttttaatatggagtgcactttttttttgacattattaatttgcactatttttatgcgcgcgcacacacacgcacgcacacacacacacacacacacatatatatatatatatatatatatatatatatatatatacatactatgttcaaaacacgattaatataacattgtagtttgtactccgtatctaaaacattattatattagtgtttattacgaatacaaagtctacacttttttttttacattttttttttttaatatggggttcactctttttttttttatattgcttgattttgttaatatggggtccactttttttatcGTGAGTTTTTTTTTCCCcacccatttaggaggatttatagtgtttccacactttccctccagtgtgactcgaacccaggacctatcgGTCgtaggtggaggtgcttaaccactgagccatcctcACTTGTCtatcgtgagtttggagatggtgggttccactttttttttttttttttttattatattgcttgatattgtttgatgttgtttagtatgtgaCAATGAAtttatcattattgatttaatgagatactttggaaattacataaatattgtttgattttttaatacgggatgcatttttttttatattgcttgattttgttaatatggagtccacttttttttcccgtgagtttggagatggtgggtttcactttttttttttaatattggtcgGTGTTTAGTTGGggtccacacttttttttaataatgttgatgtttagttggggcccacacgttttttaatatgaaattcactttttttttatattgtttgattttgttaatatggggtccacttttttggATTCCacttcttttactttttttttattggtttaactcattttactcgtcatgttttcttttgcacagttttttaaggaaacgtcaattagaattcactaatttaccttattaattatttgatcttcatttaatattattttttcttttatgacattaatctattttcacatttattagagtaagaaaaaaatgaaaaagtaattaaattctatcttattttaatatataagtattttaagtatgttactgtacaataatttcatttgctcctactaatggattgatacgcatgtgacaatgaatctatcattattgatttaatgagatactttggaaattacataaatattatttgattttttaatatgggatgcatttttttctatattgcttgattttgttaatatggagtccacttttttttttcggtgagtttggagatggtgggttccacttttttttttttttgaatattgattggtgtttagttggggcccatacttttttttaatattggttgatgtttagtTGAGGCCCACACCTTTTTGTTTTTTGGTGGAAGGTGGAAAATGGACGACAAAGAGACGACGAAGCATGGCTGccaacccatgcttctatatagtactaAATTATTTATACAATCAGATCACGTACAAGGTATTATAATTAAAACTCTATGATAAGCATTTAAATGCTAATTTAACAAAATGATAACTGACCTACTATCACATGTTAAACTAGGTTGATAATATAAAAAATGTATAATTTCACTTCTTTTGGGCAAAACACCCTAATTAAAGATGCCAAAAGGGAATTCTCTTTGTGCTCTTCAGCACTAGGCTCCAAGATAGATAGATAGTAAAGTAGTAATAACATATCATAAATAGTTGGCCGGCTTCACGATTAAATTAAAGGCAGAATCCGCCTCTGGACTCATACAAATTAAAACGAAATATAAGTGTTTACTTTTTATTTATTCTACAAGCAAAGGTCAGATGTAAAGAATCCAGGTTAGAGTTGCATCATGCATGTATGCATTATAGACAGAAAATCATTTTAAAATAACCTTCTGTATAACAGCTAATCCTAAGATGCGTGGCAATTTTTCATTTCCGTTAAACGTTCTATCCAATACTAAATGATTAACAACTTTCAAGGGTCACCTGAAAAATTGGTCTCCTCAGACTCGAAAACTCCATCTTCACTGCATTGCTTTAAACAGTTTACTAATGTTTGTTgagcaaaaaaaattaaaaaaatagtaatAATAGTACTAACATTATTTCTGGAGTCTCATATATCTCCATTAGTGCATTGTAAAAATCGGCAAGTATGCATTGTAAAAGGTTAAAGATTTAAAAATCACAAATTCCAACTGATCCAGTGTCCTGAATAAGACAGACATTGTAAAATACAATACCATATAATACTATATATGTTTCATGTATGGTAGTTTCCTATTTGAAAAGATAATCAGAATATAACTAGAagctttatgttatattttagtaGTATATTACTGTATACATCAGCAAACAAAGCAACAAATAGAATATGACAAAGATGAAATATTCTCTTAGAATATCATGAATTCATGATCTGATATGCTTTCCTTTTATTTCACCAGGCAGAGTACTTTTCGTTGCCAAGGCTTATGGCTTCTTGGTGTTGCATCCTTATTCTTTACTTCCTGTTTCCTCTGTCTCCTAACATCACAACAAATTTCGCTTCTGGTGCACCAACTCAATTAACCAACATCTACCCTTTCCCATGCTCCGATCACATCAAGACGTGCAGCGCTTTCCTCTATCAGCACAACAGTCTCTCGAAACTGAGTATCACCAAATTTTACTCTATCAATGCATCAGCAATCGAGCCGATTAGCCATGATGACAGACAAGACTACCTAGTAACTGTACCTTGCACTTGCAAAGATGTTGATGGAACTGTTGGATATTTCTACGACACGAGTTACAAGCTGCAGCTACACGATACATTTGCAAATGTTTCTAATGATATTTATAGTGGACAGGCTTGGAAAGTGGGAGGAGAAGAAAAGTACCAGGCTTGGGATGTTGTCACTATGCATCTCTTGTGTGGATGTGCGGATGATGAGGAAAAAACTGTGGTGACATATACTGTTCAGCAGCATGATACTTTGTCAAGTATTGGAGATGCACTTTCTTCTCAAGTCAGTGACATAGAGAACTTGAACCCTCACTTGACAAGTCCACAGTTTGTAGATGTTGGATGGTTGATATATGTGCCAATGTACAAAAATGGTGTTCCAGCTCTACCAAGTAGTACTGGTTAGTTATATCTGTCATAGAAATTTTCCTCTTTTCTTCTCATCACTATGTATTACTATGTTGACTAAGCAATCAGATAATCTTACAGACCATGAAAGCAGATAGCATTGCTTATAAGCGTCTTCAGATTTCAGTCAAATGCATATTTAGGAAGTTATGAGCATGActgttttctttctcttctcctaTTGGCAAAACATTTCATGCTCCTATGTTAAATTCTCTTGAAAATCCTTTTCAGATACCCGGGGGGGTGTTAGGCCAACATAAAGTTCAGGTGAATAAAAGTCGTCAACTTCAGGAGGGTCTCAATTTGTTCTGCCTTAAATATCCAGTATCTCAAACTTAGTTAGCCAAGCTTTCCGTAAAATGTAAAGGAAATAATTCAGGAAGTTACGAGAATATATACATTAAACAGTGGATAGTTGATTATTGTGAATTTATTGCTTAGAAATTGACTTTCAGTTGCCTCGTTTTCCCATCATTATGCAGGAAAGAAGCACAAAGCACACAAATGGACGGTATTAGTTGGAATATTATCAGCTGTGACAGTACTTTCAATCTGCACTGTGATGATATTTATTCACAGGAGAAAGAGATGGCAGAGACGCGACAAGAAGGATCCTGCAGCTATTTCCAAAAGCTTTAGTACTAAAAAAACCATGTCTTCGCAGAAGAAGTACATGTATAAAGATCATACTGAAGGTTTACTGTATGCCAATTTATTATGATAAGCTTACGCACAACAGGAAAAGATTGTATTATAGAGAATTAACACAATGAATTGATTCAACTCTGCAGACATGCCAGTTTTTGAATCAGAAAGGCAAGTAATATATAGTCTTGAAGAAATTGCAGAAGCTACAAGCAATTTTGATGAGTCCGGCATAATTGGACAAGGTGGATATGGGAGTGTGTATTATGGGAGAATTGAGAAGCAGGTATCTAGCACTTCCTTTTGTTTTTATTTCTTCACTTTTTCTCAAGCCAACGCAGATTCTTCTGTGCCTCGCAATTTATAGGAAGTTGCAATAAAAAAGATGAGGTCTAACAAGTCCAAGGAGTTTATAGCAGAGCTCAAAGTTTTATGCAAGATACATCACATAAATGTGGTAAGTAATCAAGTTTAGTCACTAAAAACTGTTATTTACTTTGATGATGCTCCACTATTTATGAAGAGGTCATCATGTAGGTGGAGCTCTTGGGTTATGCCAGCGGGGATGATCACCTCTACTTGGTCTATGAGTATGTTCCGAATGGCTCTCTCAATGAACATCTTCATCAACCAATGCTAAAAGGTACACAATAACATGTAAATTCAGCATTTGAGCTTATTATGGTACAGAATTTAATGTTACATGATATCGGGATTCAAGCCAAATACAGTCCATTAGTTAAAACGTAAAAGATATGGTCACCAGGCTTTCACTCCGTTTCCAATCCTTCTAACCTCACCGGAAATTCTGTTCATCGGATAGTTTCCCAGCTAAAAATCAAGTAATGAAGTATAAACCAAAGTTCACAAACCAATATGGAGAAAGATAAAAAGAACTAAGATTTTAGAaagttaaaaaagaaaaattatgcAGAATCATTAGTTAGCTTACATCAACTTGTTCTGAACCAGGTCATAAGCCTCTAAGTTGGACTACAAGAACACAGATTGCTTTAGATACAGCAAGGGGCATTGAGTATATACATGACCATACAAAATCTCGGTATGTTCACCGTGATATAAAAACGAGTAACATTCTACTGGATGAAGCCATGAGAGCTAAGGTGCCTTCTTGACTCCTGTGAGAAATGATTATTTGATTATCTCTAATCATTACTTTCACGAACGCGGAATCTCCCTTTATACTTCTGTCAAAAAGTTGTCTTCTTTTATCATAAACGGACTAAAACTTCAATGAACAATTTATAGTTCCATTAGATGTAAATCATGAAAGTGCTTTCTTATAGGTTGCAGATTTTGGTCTGGCAAAACTAGTTGGTCGAACCAACGAAGATGAATTCTTAGCGACCCGCCTTGTTGGAACACCAGGATATCTTCCCCCTGAGTAAGCATCTTAATTTACACATTCTTGTTAGTCACTATTGTTGTTTTTAAAGCCTTATTTTCTAGCAATATCAGATCCATATGCCTTAAAAGAATTTGTAAGATTTGCTTCTGTTGTCTCATATGTTACAGATCTGTGAAAGAGCTGCAGATAACTACCAAAACAGATGTTTTTGCATTTGGAGTAGTTCTTGCAGAACTGATAACAGGAAAACGCGCACTCATTCGTGAAAATGGGGATCCAAACAAGATGAAATCACTCATCTCAATTGTAAGTAAAAAAATTAGCAGATATATCTTGAAGAAAGAAAGACAACCACATGAATAATTATCTGAGAAAATTGACACTATTTTAGAACATGATCGAATAGGAAATGCATAAAGGAAAAGAAGAATctaaaacaagaataaatgaaatGTATGCATATATTAGAGCATGGATGTCAGTAGATCAATTTCTTGCTTGTTACAGCTTAAATTTTTAAAAAGGCCTATGTTTATATTATTATAGTTAGTCTTTCATTAACGAATAAAGAGTGTCCATTGAATGATCAGATTCATGAAATTTTCCAAGATGAGGATCCAGAGTCAACATTGGAATCCTTTATAGATGAGAATCTCAGTGGATATTATCCCATGGAAGATATATACAAGGTTAGCAAATCTAAATATGTCTTCATGTTCAAGTCTCCTATTCTTCTACGTCTTTTCTGATAGCCAGTAAACTACACATACAGATCTGACATTTTCTCATTACTCTGCAGATGGCAGAAATTGCAGACTGGTGCCTAAGTGAAAATGCAATTAACAGACCAGAAATTCGGGAGGTGGTTGTTGCATTATCTCAAATCAGGACCTCATCCACAGAATGGGAGGCATCATTAGGAGGCGATAGCATGGTTTTTAGTGGAGTCTTTAACGGGAGATGAAATGTATTTCAAGAATCAAAACTCTTAATTTTTAAAATAGAGTGAAAATTTTACTACTGCCAGCAGTCAATGTTCTGCTAATGGttggaatttctttttctttttcctgtcTTGTAAAGTTACAGAATGTTTTGGTAAACAGGCATATGCACTCAACTTTGTGATTTCTACTAGCTTGAGAGTAATCCTTCTAAATTTCTGTTATTCATTGACCAAATATGTACAGACATAGGATAACAATGTGTCATCCTCAACAGAGAAATTTATAGAGTCTGGACTTTATGCTGTTATGCAGCATAAAATCCAGTACTTGATGTTAGGACTTAATATGCTAACAAGTGCCTCAGCTACTGCAAGCATACATGGATGAGTTGTTCATCCAAGAATATCTTAAGCTCAACCAAATTTGTCCAATTAGACTGTTCTAAGCACTCATTAACTCGATTCGAAATCAAATTTGAGTGATCAATCCCTATAACTAGCTAATGTAATAGTCACAAGGACAGTAACAGAGTTTGCACCTCCAGTGCAGATTCTTTCTATAAAAGAGAAAAGGACGTTATGATCTTCCAATTAGTGGAGAGGATTTTGGATCCTGAAGGGAGATTATAGTTTCAAAAGCACCCACCAATGCCTTGACCTTGCTTCTCCTGGTCTCGGCAAGCTTGCTTGCAGTAACTTCAAGTACGTTGTTGAATAAACTGGGAGTTGCTTTTGTGTCTTCTATAGCATGGGATCGAAGATTTACTGTCATAACTTCGCTTTTAGTAGCAGCATCTGAATGGCCATCAGCAGTGGATCTGCTCAAGCTTTTTCCTCCAGGATTACCATTACCATTTTCATTTTCGCGCTTATCTTGTACGGTGACTTGCCTAAACTTTTGTCTCCTTGGACTGGAATTCTCAGACTCGATATCAGTTGTCTTTCCTTTTTTGAACTTGAGCAGTTTAGGACTGCAATCTTCATTTTCTAACCCAACTTGTCCAGCCCTCTGAGGTTTTATGTCTTGCTTTTGAGTTGTAGTTCCATTTTGTTTGGTGCTAGAGCATGTTCCATCACTGTTAAAAGACTCATTTGCTGAAGTTGATGAGGAAATGGAAGGCTGGGTGGGCCCATTTTTTCTTGAGCTATCGCCGCCTGAAGATGCAGGAGAGGATGGGGAACAAAGGGGTAATGAAGCCATCTTCCCTCGTCTTGGAACGTCTCTATCCAAAGAGGATTCTTTGGCATTACTACTTTCTGAAATCCCTGTAGTGTGTCTTTTAGGCTTCGATTCTCTAAGATACGACGACTTCTTTGTATCATTTTCATAACTGATTTTCCCAGTCTTGCTTGGTGTAAAATTAGTCCTACTGTTAACGTGAGATGCCTTTCTTGGGGAGTTGCTACTGGATGTTGTGCTTGATACCTTCTTCACAGAAGATTTTGGAGACACTGAAACAGTTGAGGTAACAacattctttttctttcttagctCGGAGGATCCACCGTGCTCCTCCATTTTACAGCTGTGGTTTTGTCTACTGCTTGATCCAGCCAATAGAGACTCTTGAAGTTTCGAAGACCTCCCTGGTATAAAGATGTCACTGTATCTTCTTTGATGGATTCTTGAAGGAAAATCACTTTGATGATTTGCAAAAGCTGCTGCTTTTTTGGTGGATGTTGGGATTTCCTGTCCATTGACTTGGCAAGTTGTCTGGTTCTTGATCTCTGAAGGTGGTTTAGCTGAGCCTGGTACTCTCTTCCATTCTGGGATTTTCCCTAATGTTGCTCCACATCTCGTGGGCCGGGGAATCTTTGCCTTTGTTGGAGAATCATGTTCAAAACCAAATTTGCACATATCATGACACGAACGTGTTGGAACGCCAAGATAACGTGACAAGACCTTGGATTCGCCCATTTCAAAACCTAGGCTACCAGTTGAGTTCCTTCTCACACGACTGACTACAGGCTCGGTTTTTTCCAGGCTTTCAGGTATGCCACCAGCCATATCAGCCATTGTAAGAGAAGGAAATGAAATAACAAACCGACACCCCTGCAGATATGATATAGAGGGGTTTAGAGTAAGCAACATAAATTTTGTTTTACTTCCCAAGCTCCAAACAAAGAGTACTCACCAGGACCTGAAAGCAAGAAGTACCAGAGTGCTTTTTCAATTGTCAACTTCACACGTTTGGCGTCCTAAATAGATAGAAAGAAGGACATGTTAACTGGTGAAGATTAGGTTTGGATGTTTTCTCATCCATGGCTTGTGTGACTAAACTTATATATTCTGTCATAAAATGCAGAtaaaaaagaagggaaaattatgTACACTTAGTTCCCTATATATTCATAGCCCACAGTTGCCAATATGAACTGGAGGAGATACACAACATATAAAAACCTAAAAAAGAGATGCTATGGATCACTTATTTAAtaacaatttgaggggaaaaaaggGATAGAAGGACAACAAGAAAATGTTCTTTTCAGCAGCTTTCAGTTCTGTGTCCATCTGATCACTCCATCAAATTGAACTGGAACTCTTATCATCTACTAATCCCAATAGACAATTCTTATTGTGCTATCAATAATTAACTGAAAATCCTAATGCTGAAATTTGGCTATATCACTAACATCATAGAGGCTGAGAATATAAATCTAGCACAGATGTTTTGGTCATAGAATTTAATCAACATGTCCATTTCTTGACATCAAATATATAATCTTGCTTGTTCAGGTGAGAGTTCCACATATTCTTATATTCCCTATTATCAGCAGCATTAA
Encoded here:
- the LOC132616978 gene encoding lysM domain receptor-like kinase 3, which encodes MASWCCILILYFLFPLSPNITTNFASGAPTQLTNIYPFPCSDHIKTCSAFLYQHNSLSKLSITKFYSINASAIEPISHDDRQDYLVTVPCTCKDVDGTVGYFYDTSYKLQLHDTFANVSNDIYSGQAWKVGGEEKYQAWDVVTMHLLCGCADDEEKTVVTYTVQQHDTLSSIGDALSSQVSDIENLNPHLTSPQFVDVGWLIYVPMYKNGVPALPSSTGKKHKAHKWTVLVGILSAVTVLSICTVMIFIHRRKRWQRRDKKDPAAISKSFSTKKTMSSQKKYMYKDHTEDMPVFESERQVIYSLEEIAEATSNFDESGIIGQGGYGSVYYGRIEKQEVAIKKMRSNKSKEFIAELKVLCKIHHINVVELLGYASGDDHLYLVYEYVPNGSLNEHLHQPMLKGHKPLSWTTRTQIALDTARGIEYIHDHTKSRYVHRDIKTSNILLDEAMRAKVADFGLAKLVGRTNEDEFLATRLVGTPGYLPPESVKELQITTKTDVFAFGVVLAELITGKRALIRENGDPNKMKSLISIIHEIFQDEDPESTLESFIDENLSGYYPMEDIYKMAEIADWCLSENAINRPEIREVVVALSQIRTSSTEWEASLGGDSMDNNVSSSTEKFIESGLYAVMQHKIQYLMLGLNMLTSASATASIHG
- the LOC132624476 gene encoding uncharacterized protein LOC132624476, producing MADMAGGIPESLEKTEPVVSRVRRNSTGSLGFEMGESKVLSRYLGVPTRSCHDMCKFGFEHDSPTKAKIPRPTRCGATLGKIPEWKRVPGSAKPPSEIKNQTTCQVNGQEIPTSTKKAAAFANHQSDFPSRIHQRRYSDIFIPGRSSKLQESLLAGSSSRQNHSCKMEEHGGSSELRKKKNVVTSTVSVSPKSSVKKVSSTTSSSNSPRKASHVNSRTNFTPSKTGKISYENDTKKSSYLRESKPKRHTTGISESSNAKESSLDRDVPRRGKMASLPLCSPSSPASSGGDSSRKNGPTQPSISSSTSANESFNSDGTCSSTKQNGTTTQKQDIKPQRAGQVGLENEDCSPKLLKFKKGKTTDIESENSSPRRQKFRQVTVQDKRENENGNGNPGGKSLSRSTADGHSDAATKSEVMTVNLRSHAIEDTKATPSLFNNVLEVTASKLAETRRSKVKALVGAFETIISLQDPKSSPLIGRS